One Labeo rohita strain BAU-BD-2019 unplaced genomic scaffold, IGBB_LRoh.1.0 scaffold_141, whole genome shotgun sequence DNA segment encodes these proteins:
- the LOC127158243 gene encoding capping protein inhibiting regulator of actin dynamics-like: MNKIENERKKREEYTEREEQYKTLMKEKEREMQEEMKREREEWEKQKLEEKTRREEEDEKRRNNEQRDWDEFNQRLKVERERMEREKEDLHSKHEEEENKMKILMEKLNREREELMKKQEEEKERMKMTMEEERQNQDKERKREKKS; encoded by the coding sequence ATGAACAAAATAGAGAATGAGAGGAAGAAAAGAGAAGAATATACAGAGAGAgaagaacaatataaaacactaaTGAAAGAGAAAGAACGAGAGATGCAGGAGGAGATGAAAAGAGAACGGGAGGAATGGGAGAAACAGAAACTAGAGGAAAAGACAAGAAGAGAAGAAGAGGATGAGAAAAGGAGAAATAATGAACAGAGAGATTGGGATGAATTTAACCAGAGACTGaaagtagagagagagagaatggaaagagagaaagaagatCTTCACTCCAAacatgaagaagaagaaaacaagatgaagATCCTGATGGAGAAACTgaacagagaaagagaagaacTAATGAAGAAAcaggaagaagaaaaagagagaatgaagaTGACGATGGAGGAAGAACGACAGAATCAggacaaagagagaaagagagagaagaagagTTGA